TATGTCCTTCATATCCGCCAACTGGCCGGCCGCATCAAGAACGCTTTTCACATCACGGTTCATTTGTAACCTCCCGGTAAATATTTACAATTATATATATTTATTATGTGCAATTTGGTGAAAAAAAATACGATTTGTTGTTAAAATTAAAGATTTGTTTATAAAGTTAGTAAATTGTGAAAATACATTATTGACAACCAAGTATAAATAAATTACATTTTTAAGAGAGAATTAAATATTTATTATTTATTTTTTGTTAAAAGGCACTAAACGATTGTGAATGTTCTTTTATTCACAATCACAAGTAATATCTTCGAAAGACTATTTCGAAGATATTACGGCGAATTCATTCACTTTATTTTTTTATAGGGAGGTTTCATATTTGAAAGGATTTCAAACACAGGAGTTAACCCGCGTAGTTGAAATCGACCGCAATACCTGTAAAGGCTGCGATTCCTGTAAGGCGTTCTGCCCATCAGCGGCAATCGACGGCAAATACGGTGCTGTGCATAAAATTGACAGCGAAAAATGTATTAATTGCGGTCAGTGTTTGGTGAACTGTCCTTTTGGTGCGCCGAAGGATACAGTTGACGCTGTTGACAGGGTAATTGACAAACTGAAGAACAAGCAAGTGACTGTTGTCGGTACCATCGCACCGGCCGTACGGGTTGCCATCGGCGAAGAATTCGGGATGGAGCCGGGCAGTCTGGTCACCGAGAAGCTTTATGGCGCATTAAAGCAAGCAGGTTTTAAGGTTCTTGATACCAATTTTACCGCCGATCAGACAATTATGGAAGAAGGCATGGAACTCATCGGCAAGATCCGTCACTACGCCCTGGGCGAGCCGGCGGCAGGTCATCTGGGTCCATTGCCGCAATTTACTTCCTGTTGTCCGGCGTGGATCCGGTATACCGAATTATATTATCCTGAACTTATTCCCAATTTATCATCTGCCAAGTCGCCGATGATGATGGCCGGTGCCCTGGCTAAGACTTACGGCGCAAAAGAAGTTTGGAAAATAAAGCCCGAAGACATTTATATGGTTGGTATCATGCCCTGTACCGCGAAAAAATTTGAAGCATCCCGCCCCGAGTTTGCAAGTGCCGCCCACTACTGGACTACGCAAGGCAAAAGCGGACAGTATCCGGATGTGGATGTAGTGCTTACCACCAGGGATCTTGCCCGTCTCTTTAAAAAGTTGAACATTGACGTTAAGACTGTGCCGGAATTTACCGATCAGGACAATCCTTTGGCCCAATATAGCGGCGCCGGTACTATCTTTGGCAATACCGGCGGTGTAATGGAAGCCGCCCTCCGGACTGCGTATTTCGTCATTACCGGCAAAGAGCTTGACATACTGGAATTTAAACCGGTCCGGGGACTTGCCGGCGTGAAGGAAGCCGACGTCCCGCTGAAAGATGCCAAAACCGGCAAGGAAATTACGCTGAAAGTAGCTGTGGCTCATGGCATTAAGGATAATGTGAAACCGCTTCTTGAGCAGGTTAAAGCCGGCAAATCGCCCTATCATTTCATTGAGGTCATGAACTGCCCAGGGGGCTGTGTCAATGGCGGCGGCCAGCCGATCAACCCGATGGGCACATCCTGGCTGGACAAGGCGAAAGCCATATTGCCCTGGTCATAACGTGTTGAATCTCGTATTTCTCAGTCATGGATTGCCTCGAATTGCTCAAAAATCGTCAGATACCGTTGCATATGAGAAAAACTTATTGAATATCAACTTAATAATCATTTATGATCAATCATAGTCAGACCGTCTAGGCGCGACGACGATTCTGATTTCGTTGTCCAACTTAAAGTGATAAGTTAATTGTTTATATAGGAGGTTTAGTATGGCCCGTTATGATTATATTGAAAAAGCCGTGAAAGTTACCCGGCGGGAGTTTCTCGGTGTTTTGGGAGTAGCCGGCGCTGTTTTGTGGACAGGCGCCTATGTGGCCACCGATTTAGTGCAGGACCGGACCAAATATATTAAAATGAGAACCAAGGGACTCTACCAAGATGACAATAAAGCTAAAATTCGTCAAAGCCACAACAACAAGGCTGTGCAGGATGTGTACGCCAAGTTCGCGGAAAAACCCCTCAGCCACTTGGCCGAAGAGCTGTTTCATACCAAGTACGTTAACCGGACCAAGTTAGGGTAAAGGAGGAGAAAACTAATATGAGTCAACATGATGAGCACGGCCCGCGGGTGTTAAAGCACCCTTTGATTTCCCGACTGTTTCATTGGGGACTGATTTTTGGATTTTTACCGGCGGCTGTAACCGGTTTCTTTATCTGGCTTAAGCCTTTCAACGACGATATACAGAATCTGCTCATGCAAATCCATATTGTGGGTGCCGTCATTCTATCCGTTTCCGTCATTTTATTTTCCCTATTTGCATTGGACCGGATCGTGGCTTTTACTCGCAGGATCTTCACCTGGGATGAACGGGATAAAGGCTGGATGATGGTCCAGGGCGGCTATCCCCAGAAAATGCTCCTGGGCAAGATAATTCCTGTGCCGCCAATGGGTAAGATAAATTCCGGTCAAAAGATTTTCGGTATCTGTTTGCTGTTTGGCGGTGCCATCCTGATTGTTACCGGCTGGGTGCTTTACGCCTTCCTTCCGGTCGCTCCCAAACTCGTAATGTACTGGTTTGACCAGGCCCATCTGGTATTGGGAATTTTCCTCGGTTTGTTCATGATTGTTCACATATTCCTTGGAATCTACAACTGGGGTGAATTCCTGGCCATGTTCGGCGATGGCACTCAACCTCTCCATGAAGCTGAGCACCACAACCCGGTATGGGTAGAAAACGAGATTGAACCAGTGAATAAGGGCGGTATTGTCAGTACCCCCGGGCACCATCACGCAGGTTAACAAAAACTCGCATAGTAAAATACAAAGGTTAAAAACAGCCGGCTGAATGCCGGCTGTTTTTGACTTTTCATACCCATTCTGTTAAAATCATATATTAGAGCATGTTTTCTTGTATTTCTAATATTTCTTGTATTTGTATTGCCGGGAGTTGATAACTTGTTAAAGTTCATAAAGAATCTATTTGGTGACGATAACGAAAAAGAAATTAAACGCATGCAGAAAATCGTCGCGCAAATTAACGGCATTGAACCTGAACTAACGAATATGAGCGACGCATCCCTGACAGCTAAAACAGGCGAATTCAGGCGTCGATTGGAAAAAGACCAGCCTCTGGATGATATTCTGCCTGAGGCATTCGCTGTAGTCAGGGAGGCATCCCGCCGGGTACTGGCCATGCGACATTTTGACGTCCAGTTACTTGGCGGCATTACCCTGCATGAGGGTAAAATCTCCGAAATGCGTACCGGTGAAGGGAAAACTTTGGTAGCTACCTTGCCGGTTTATTTAAATGCCCTCACCGGCCGGGGAGTTCACGTAGTCACCGTTAATGACTACCTGGCCCGCCGGGATAGCGAGTGGATGGGGAAATTGTACCGCTTTTTGGGGCTGTCGGTTGGCCTTATTATTCATGGCCTTGACTATGATGAACGGCGTATGGCGTACAATGCCGACGTTACTTACGGCACCAACAATGAATTCGGCTTTGATTATCTGCGGGATAACATGGTAATTCATGCGGAACAAATGGTGCAGCGGCCGCTTCATTACGCCATCGTCGACGAAGTGGACAGCATTTTGGTCGACGAAGCCCGAACCCCGCTTATTATCTCGGGACCAGGCGAGAAATCAACCGACAAATACTATGTTTTGGCTAAAGTTGTACCCAAACTTAAAGAGGGCGAAGACTACACCATTGACGAAAAGGCCCATGCCGTCCTTCCCACCGAAGCCGGCATTGCCAAGGTGGAAAAGCTGCTCAACGTAACCAACTTGTACGAAAGCGACAATATGGAACTTTCCCACCATTTCAATCAGGCGCTGCGAGCCCATGCCCTGATGAAACGGGATAAGGATTACGTAGTTAAAGACGGGGAAGTTATTATCGTTGACGAATTTACCGGCCGGCTGATGTTTGGCCGGCGCTATTCTGACGGGCTCCATCAGGCTATCGAAGCCAAGGAAGGAGTCAAGATTGAACGGGAAAGCCAAACCCTGGCCGCAATTACCTTCCAAAATTATTTCCGGATGTATGGCAAGCTGGCCGGCATGACAGGCACAGCCAAAACCGAGGAACCGGAATTCCGCAAAATTTACGGCCTGGATGTTATCGTCGTTCCCACCAACAAAAACTCCGTTCGCGAGGACCTGCCCGACGTTATTTATAAGACCAAGCGGGCCAAATATAAGGCTGTTGTGGAGGAAATTGTCCAGCGGTACGCCAAAGGGCAACCTATGCTGGTGGGTACAACTTCCATCGCCCAGTCGGAAGACTTGTCTTCCATGTTGAAAAAACGCGGCGTTACCCACAACGTACTAAACGCCAAATACCATGAAATGGAGGCCCAGATTGTGGCTCAAGCCGGCCAAATGGGCGCCGTTACCATCGCCACCAATATGGCCGGCCGTGGTACCGACATTGTACTGGGAGACGGTGTTCCGGCTTTGGGCGGACTTCACATTATCGGTACGGAACGGCATGAAAGCCGGCGTATTGATAACCAGCTCCGCGGCCGGTCCGGACGTCAGGGTGACCCGGGATCTTCCCGTTTTTACCTGTCGCTGGAAGATGATCTCATGCGGTTGTTTGGCTCCGACAATATTGCCAGCATCATGGATAAACTGGGTATGGAAGAAGACGAGCCGATAGAGCACTCCCTTATTACCCGCTCCATTGAGCAGGCGCAGAAGAAAGTCGAAGCCAAAAACTTTGACATTAGAAAGTATGTTCTTGAATATGATAATGTTATGAACCAGCAGCGGGAGGTTATCTATAGCCAGCGCCGCAAAATTTTGGTTGGCGACAATCTGAAGGATAATATCTTCCTCATGATGGAAAAGATTATCGACCATGGTATGGATGTTTACGCCAACGAGAAAATCTATCCGGAAGAATGGGATTATAACGGACTGATCGAGTACTGCGAAGGTTTCTTTGCCCCCGAGGGACAATTGAAAGTTGATGACCTCGACAAACTAAGCCGGGTGGAGCTTAAAGAAGAACTGGTGCGGGTGGCAACTACCGCTTATGATGGCAGGGAGGCGCTGTTCGGAGCAGACAACATGCGGGAACTGGAAAAAGTAGTCATGCTAAAAGTGGTTGACACCAAGTGGATCGACCATCTTGACGCCATGGAAATGCTTCGCCAGGGTATCGGACTGCGGGCTTACGGCCAGAAAGACCCGCTTATCGAGTACAAAATCGAAGCTTTCGATATGTTCCAGCAGATGATTGACCATGTTCAGGAAGATATTGTCCGCTACATGTTCCATGTCAATATTATTTCGCAAACCCAGTTGCAGGACCACCTGCAGGAAGCCCAAACCAGCCACGGCGAGGAAGAGGCTCCCAAGCAACCCATCGTGAACAAGAAAGAAGTCGGCCGTAATGAGTGGTGCCCCTGCGGCAGCGGTAAGAAATACAAACACTGCTGCGGCCGCAATCAATAAAGTCTAAGAATAAGGAACGAACCGCAGAGACACGGAGGACACAGAGGGACACAGAGAAATAAAAAAGGCTGGAGTTGAGAGTATTGCTGTTGGAGGAATTGAAAGGGCCCATTGACGTGTTGGCCCAAAGATTAAATGAAATGAGGGTTTCTCTTTGACGTTGCCGGTAAGGGAGAACAGATAGAAGAACTGGAGGACCGCATTGGTTCTCACGGGTTTTGGGACGACCCGGATACAGCCCATAAAATTATGCAGGAATTGACCAGGCTCAAGGACAGTATTAGCGAATATCAGGGAATGGCCAACCGTCAGAGCGACCTGGCTGTTCTCTGGGAACTGGGCATGGAAGAAGGAGACGATTCCCTGTACCAGGAAATTGACGCCACATTAAAAGAACTGGCGAAGGATATGGAACGCCTGGAACTAAACCTTCTTCTCGCCGGCGAATACGACGGCAATGACGCCATTTTGACTCTTCACGCCGGGGCGGGCGGAACTGAGGCTCAGGACTGGGCCCAAATGTTGCTGCGGATGTATGTACGCTGGGCGGAAGACAAAGGCTACAAGATAGAAACCATCGACTTTTTGGCCGGCGATGAAGCCGGCGTGAAAAGCGTGACGATACAGGTAGCCGGCCGTAATGCCTACGGCTACCTGAAGGCGGAAAAAGGCGTACACCGTCTTGTCCGCATTTCCCCCTTCGATGCCAGCGGCCGGCGGCATACTTCCTTTGCCGCCGTTGACATCATGCCGGAAATCGATGACTCGGTGGAAGTCAACATCAACCCCGTTGACCTGAGGGTGGATACTTACCGGGCCAGCGGCGCCGGCGGCCAGCACATTAACAAGACCGACTCGGCGGTGCGTATGACCCATATGCCCACAGGCATCGTGGTTCAATGCCAAAGTGAGCGTTCCCAGATTCAGAACCGGGATAAATGTATGCGCCTCTTACGCGCCAAACTGTTTGAACTGGAACGCCGGCGGCAGGAAGAAAAAAAGGCGGAAATCGGCGGCGAGTATCAGGCGATTGAATGGGGAAGCCAGATTCGCTCTTACGTGTTTCATCCCTATAATTTAGTTAAGGATCACCGTACCGGGGCTGAAACCGGCAACGTCCAGGCCGTGATGGACGGCGAAATCGATTTGTTTATTGAAGCCTATCTTAAAAATAACATAAGCAGTAAAAGCTAGAATGGAGATTCTCGCATAAGGAGCGGAGCTTATGAGCAAACGCTGGATAATTGCCATTTTGCTGGTTCTTTTCCTGGCAGTGATAGCGGAAGTGATGCTGTCTAAAATTGTGTCTGATGCTGTTGCCCAGGGAATGACCGGTTTAACCGGCAGCCGCCAGGTGGCTGCCCATGTAGAAAAAAGTCCGGCTTTTTTGATGCTGGGCGGCCGGTTTGACCGGGTCGACATTGATGCTCAGGATGTAAAACTTGACAAGATCGCTTTGGCCGATATGCATGTCCTAATGACTGACGTTCAATTGGATATGGAGGCGTTAATCACCCGGCGGGCGCTTGTCATACAAGGGGTAAGGGATATCGACCTTACCACTGTGGTCACTCAGGACGAACTGGCGAAATATCTCAATAGCTCCGTCAAAGGAGTGAAAAATGCCAACGTGGCAGTTTCCCCCGGAAAAGTAGAGGTAAACAGCCAATTGACCCTTGGCGGGATCGCCCGGGTGGACGTGAAACTGGAAGGCAGGATTACAGGCGAGCAAGATAAAATTAAGTTTGTTGCCGAGCGCTTTTGGCTTAACAACTCTCCGGTGGGAAATATTGGCGGCGCATTGCTGACGGAAGTACCGTTAGTTGATTTGAGTAAATTGCCCTTTAAAGTAACGGTCCGCGATATTGTTACCGAGGAAGGTAAAGTGGTAATTCATACTGATAACCGGTCTCGCTAAAGCCCGTACGGGCCATTTTTTTTGCCAGTGACTGCTCTAATTTTTCATAGTTTTGAAAACGGTTCAAATTTTTCTTAAGCTGGCAGGAGATTGTAATTATGCAGCAGAATATGGTTAAAGTTGCTATGAGATGCTAAGCCGTATAAATCTGGATAAAATGGCGAAAATATCATATTAACCGTCTTATACTTATTCCCGGAATACTGAATAAAAGCGTAAGGTGGAGGAATTTTGTGACAAGTCTTACATATAACCGGATTTTAATAGGAATTATTATAATCGGCCTGTTGGCGGCGCTCACAATAAACTGGCAGCGCCACCTGGTTGAAGAGAAAAATACTACTATTGAGATGGTAATGGATTATGAAGATCTGGTTGAATTGGCACAGATTGAAGGTATTCCGCCGGCTAAAGCTTTTAAAGACTTTAAAGAGGCGGGTGTTACTTCCCTTGCTGTCTATGAGTCTACGCTGGAGAAACTTGACAAAAGAGGCAAAGCAGCTGTATTTTCCGGCGCGAACATTTTGGATCAAAGCCGTACCGGCGGTCTGACCGATCCGTTTTGGCGGGATATGGTTGCGGCGGGAAGAATTGCGCCCGAAGATGTTTATATAACTGCTCAGGATAAAGAAGTGTTTGCTGAAGTCCGGGAAGATCTGAACCGGCGCTTGGGTCCCGGCAGGGTAGTTATACTGAATGAAGGAGAACGATTGATTCTTGCCGCCAAGGCCAATTACGAAAAAGTTATAAAATGGAATTTGGGTTTGCCTAAATCTGAACTTAGAGAAGTGGTCAATCAAGGGTATTATCTGGTGCCTCGTCCCACGAATTACACCAAAGTCACCCCCGGCGATGTCAATTCGGTGTTTGAACGCCTGCAAGCCGTTGACAGCAGCAAAGTGTCGGCAGTGATGTTTACCGGTGATGAAGTGCTGGGCTATCCTGACCTTTTACCCCTTACAGTTCAAAATTTTAAGGACCGCGGGTTGACTCTGGCGATGATTGAGCATCCTCTCCAACTGAGATTTGTAAAGCAGGAGGGGCTGTTGGACCTGGCAACGGCGATTCATTACAAGGCTGCCAGGGTGTACACCATTCCGAAGGATGAACAGCTGAAAATGAAAATATCGGAGGCAATCCTCCGGTGGGAAACGACCACGAATCTGGAACGCAACATTCGTATCAACCTGCTGCACCGGTTCGAAAAAGCCGAACCGGGGATGAGTTTATATGAAACCAACCTCGCCTATATCTCAGGCGTGAAAAAAGCTCTTGCCGCCCAGGGCTTTGCCTTTGGGCGGGCGGGAACATTCGAGCCTTATTTTCCCCAGCCCTGGCTATTGGCGTTAGTAATGTTGGGGGCGACTGCCGCCGGCGTATTACTTTTATCTTTGATAGTTCCCCTGCCGCTCCGCTGGCAGGGCCTGCTTCTTATTGGCCTGGCTGCGGTATTGATATTCCCGGTGCTGAAGGGCGGCGGTACACTTACCCGCCAAATGACTGCCTTGGCCAGTGCGCTGATTTTCCCGGTGTTAGGCATGACTTGGCAAATTGACCGCTGGCGCAAACAGGAAATAGCCGGTGAACTGACGGGGCGGAAGGGTATAGGATCACTTATAACCAACGGGATGGGCGCTCTAATAGCCACGACGGCGATTTCGCTGGCTGGCGGCATGTACTTGGCTGCGGTTTTAAGCGACATTCGTTTCTTTTTGGAAATGGAGATTTACAGGGGTGTAAAACTAACCTTTGTTATGCCGCTGGTCTTAATTACAGTCGTATACTTTTCCCGTTACAATCTGTTTGATTTTGATGAAACGGCCGGAATTAAAGGTATATGGCGACAAATTGTAAAAATATTAAACCATCCTATTGACGTGAAGACCTTGCTGTTTATTGGCGCGGCCGTTTTTGCCGCTTGGGTATATGTGGGACGTTCCGGTCATACCGCCGGGGTTCCTGTTCCCGCTGTCGAGCAGAAGCTGCGCATGTTTTTGGAACAAATGCTGTACGCCCGGCCCCGGGAAAAGGAGTTAATCGGTCATACCGCTTTTTTGCTGGCGGTTATGTCCATATATCAGCGTTGGCCAAGGTTTACCCAATATTTGCTCATCGTAACGGCTACGATTGCCCAGGGATCACTGATCGAAACATTCGCTCATTTAAGAACTCCGGTATACATGTCTTTCATCAGAGGTCTGGACGGTTTGGTTCTGGGAGTGCTTATCGGTTTGATGGCGCTTGTTGGCTTATATGCGGTATTCTCTTTGGTACGGGCATGGAGAAGGAGACCTGCTACCCATGAGTGAAATTGTCGTTTCCGGTTATTACGGTTTTGGCAATGCCGGCGATGAAGCCATGCTGGCAGCCATGATTGAAGCCTTGACCGAACTTAAACCAGACATCAAAATCACTGTTCTTTCCGGCAATCCGGAGGACACACGGCGCCGCCACGGTGTGGACGCCGTGTATCGCCTTAATTACCCGGAAATAATTCAAATCATGAGGCGGAGCGACCTCCTGATCAGCGGCGGGGGAAGTCTCCTGCAGGACGTAACCAGTGACCGCAGTTTATACTACTACCTTAGTATTATGATGTTAGCCAAAAAACTTGGCAAGCAAGTGATGTTGTACGCTCAGGGAATCGGACCGGTACAAGGCGCCATCGCCCAAGGCGCCATGAAATATATCGGCAATATGGTAGACCTTATCACTGTCCGGGATGAAGGTTCTTATGAAGAACTTAAACGGCTGAAAGTAAAGGCTCCTCCTATTTATGTTACCGCCGATCCGGTACTGGCCATGCACCCTGTCGATAAGCAGATTGGACGTTCCATTCTGCGGAAATATGGTCAGGAGGGTGTGGCTCCCTTGATTGGCATATCTGCCAGGGAATGGAAGGACTGGGGCCACTATAAACAAGTATTGGCGCAGGCTGCCGACATTATGGTGAAGGAATTTGGTGCCAAGGTGGTATTTTTGCCTATGCAGTGGCCGGATGACCGCAGCGTATCCCAAAAGATCGCCGCCAGAATGCGGCAGCAATCGGCTGTGCTGGATGAGGAATATACTACCAGCGAACTGCTGTCGCTGGTAGGGAACTTTGATTTGCTTGTTGGCGTCAGACTCCATGCCCTCATTTTTGCCGCAGTTATGCATGTGCCGACGGCCGGCATATCCTATGACCCTAAGATTGACCGCTTTTTGGAAACTCTCGGCGAACGCCACGTCGGCACCTTGAAAACCATAACCGTAGACACTCTAATGACCCGCATACAGGAATTATGGGATGAGAAAAAGCATCCCAAACGTTCACGGGAGCGGGAGGAACGCATCAGCCATCTCCGCAACAAGGCCTTCCATAACGCCGAATTGGCGCTGACC
This window of the Methylomusa anaerophila genome carries:
- a CDS encoding iron hydrogenase small subunit; amino-acid sequence: MARYDYIEKAVKVTRREFLGVLGVAGAVLWTGAYVATDLVQDRTKYIKMRTKGLYQDDNKAKIRQSHNNKAVQDVYAKFAEKPLSHLAEELFHTKYVNRTKLG
- a CDS encoding [FeFe] hydrogenase, group A translates to MKGFQTQELTRVVEIDRNTCKGCDSCKAFCPSAAIDGKYGAVHKIDSEKCINCGQCLVNCPFGAPKDTVDAVDRVIDKLKNKQVTVVGTIAPAVRVAIGEEFGMEPGSLVTEKLYGALKQAGFKVLDTNFTADQTIMEEGMELIGKIRHYALGEPAAGHLGPLPQFTSCCPAWIRYTELYYPELIPNLSSAKSPMMMAGALAKTYGAKEVWKIKPEDIYMVGIMPCTAKKFEASRPEFASAAHYWTTQGKSGQYPDVDVVLTTRDLARLFKKLNIDVKTVPEFTDQDNPLAQYSGAGTIFGNTGGVMEAALRTAYFVITGKELDILEFKPVRGLAGVKEADVPLKDAKTGKEITLKVAVAHGIKDNVKPLLEQVKAGKSPYHFIEVMNCPGGCVNGGGQPINPMGTSWLDKAKAILPWS
- the secA gene encoding preprotein translocase subunit SecA, which gives rise to MLKFIKNLFGDDNEKEIKRMQKIVAQINGIEPELTNMSDASLTAKTGEFRRRLEKDQPLDDILPEAFAVVREASRRVLAMRHFDVQLLGGITLHEGKISEMRTGEGKTLVATLPVYLNALTGRGVHVVTVNDYLARRDSEWMGKLYRFLGLSVGLIIHGLDYDERRMAYNADVTYGTNNEFGFDYLRDNMVIHAEQMVQRPLHYAIVDEVDSILVDEARTPLIISGPGEKSTDKYYVLAKVVPKLKEGEDYTIDEKAHAVLPTEAGIAKVEKLLNVTNLYESDNMELSHHFNQALRAHALMKRDKDYVVKDGEVIIVDEFTGRLMFGRRYSDGLHQAIEAKEGVKIERESQTLAAITFQNYFRMYGKLAGMTGTAKTEEPEFRKIYGLDVIVVPTNKNSVREDLPDVIYKTKRAKYKAVVEEIVQRYAKGQPMLVGTTSIAQSEDLSSMLKKRGVTHNVLNAKYHEMEAQIVAQAGQMGAVTIATNMAGRGTDIVLGDGVPALGGLHIIGTERHESRRIDNQLRGRSGRQGDPGSSRFYLSLEDDLMRLFGSDNIASIMDKLGMEEDEPIEHSLITRSIEQAQKKVEAKNFDIRKYVLEYDNVMNQQREVIYSQRRKILVGDNLKDNIFLMMEKIIDHGMDVYANEKIYPEEWDYNGLIEYCEGFFAPEGQLKVDDLDKLSRVELKEELVRVATTAYDGREALFGADNMRELEKVVMLKVVDTKWIDHLDAMEMLRQGIGLRAYGQKDPLIEYKIEAFDMFQQMIDHVQEDIVRYMFHVNIISQTQLQDHLQEAQTSHGEEEAPKQPIVNKKEVGRNEWCPCGSGKKYKHCCGRNQ
- the prfB gene encoding peptide chain release factor 2 (programmed frameshift), whose amino-acid sequence is MLLEELKGPIDVLAQRLNEMRVSLDVAGKGEQIEELEDRIGSHGFWDDPDTAHKIMQELTRLKDSISEYQGMANRQSDLAVLWELGMEEGDDSLYQEIDATLKELAKDMERLELNLLLAGEYDGNDAILTLHAGAGGTEAQDWAQMLLRMYVRWAEDKGYKIETIDFLAGDEAGVKSVTIQVAGRNAYGYLKAEKGVHRLVRISPFDASGRRHTSFAAVDIMPEIDDSVEVNINPVDLRVDTYRASGAGGQHINKTDSAVRMTHMPTGIVVQCQSERSQIQNRDKCMRLLRAKLFELERRRQEEKKAEIGGEYQAIEWGSQIRSYVFHPYNLVKDHRTGAETGNVQAVMDGEIDLFIEAYLKNNISSKS
- the csaB gene encoding polysaccharide pyruvyl transferase CsaB; the protein is MSEIVVSGYYGFGNAGDEAMLAAMIEALTELKPDIKITVLSGNPEDTRRRHGVDAVYRLNYPEIIQIMRRSDLLISGGGSLLQDVTSDRSLYYYLSIMMLAKKLGKQVMLYAQGIGPVQGAIAQGAMKYIGNMVDLITVRDEGSYEELKRLKVKAPPIYVTADPVLAMHPVDKQIGRSILRKYGQEGVAPLIGISAREWKDWGHYKQVLAQAADIMVKEFGAKVVFLPMQWPDDRSVSQKIAARMRQQSAVLDEEYTTSELLSLVGNFDLLVGVRLHALIFAAVMHVPTAGISYDPKIDRFLETLGERHVGTLKTITVDTLMTRIQELWDEKKHPKRSREREERISHLRNKAFHNAELALTLIGDKQR
- a CDS encoding cytochrome b/b6 domain-containing protein → MSQHDEHGPRVLKHPLISRLFHWGLIFGFLPAAVTGFFIWLKPFNDDIQNLLMQIHIVGAVILSVSVILFSLFALDRIVAFTRRIFTWDERDKGWMMVQGGYPQKMLLGKIIPVPPMGKINSGQKIFGICLLFGGAILIVTGWVLYAFLPVAPKLVMYWFDQAHLVLGIFLGLFMIVHIFLGIYNWGEFLAMFGDGTQPLHEAEHHNPVWVENEIEPVNKGGIVSTPGHHHAG
- a CDS encoding LmeA family phospholipid-binding protein, with translation MSKRWIIAILLVLFLAVIAEVMLSKIVSDAVAQGMTGLTGSRQVAAHVEKSPAFLMLGGRFDRVDIDAQDVKLDKIALADMHVLMTDVQLDMEALITRRALVIQGVRDIDLTTVVTQDELAKYLNSSVKGVKNANVAVSPGKVEVNSQLTLGGIARVDVKLEGRITGEQDKIKFVAERFWLNNSPVGNIGGALLTEVPLVDLSKLPFKVTVRDIVTEEGKVVIHTDNRSR
- a CDS encoding DUF5693 family protein, with product MTSLTYNRILIGIIIIGLLAALTINWQRHLVEEKNTTIEMVMDYEDLVELAQIEGIPPAKAFKDFKEAGVTSLAVYESTLEKLDKRGKAAVFSGANILDQSRTGGLTDPFWRDMVAAGRIAPEDVYITAQDKEVFAEVREDLNRRLGPGRVVILNEGERLILAAKANYEKVIKWNLGLPKSELREVVNQGYYLVPRPTNYTKVTPGDVNSVFERLQAVDSSKVSAVMFTGDEVLGYPDLLPLTVQNFKDRGLTLAMIEHPLQLRFVKQEGLLDLATAIHYKAARVYTIPKDEQLKMKISEAILRWETTTNLERNIRINLLHRFEKAEPGMSLYETNLAYISGVKKALAAQGFAFGRAGTFEPYFPQPWLLALVMLGATAAGVLLLSLIVPLPLRWQGLLLIGLAAVLIFPVLKGGGTLTRQMTALASALIFPVLGMTWQIDRWRKQEIAGELTGRKGIGSLITNGMGALIATTAISLAGGMYLAAVLSDIRFFLEMEIYRGVKLTFVMPLVLITVVYFSRYNLFDFDETAGIKGIWRQIVKILNHPIDVKTLLFIGAAVFAAWVYVGRSGHTAGVPVPAVEQKLRMFLEQMLYARPREKELIGHTAFLLAVMSIYQRWPRFTQYLLIVTATIAQGSLIETFAHLRTPVYMSFIRGLDGLVLGVLIGLMALVGLYAVFSLVRAWRRRPATHE